A genomic stretch from Setaria viridis chromosome 1, Setaria_viridis_v4.0, whole genome shotgun sequence includes:
- the LOC140221636 gene encoding uncharacterized protein, translated as MRRHLFKHIKEAIKNQDNYFKKKYDATGKEGLSALQKCVAAMRILTYGVPADAVDEYVRIGESTARKALHHFCRAVIDVFSEYYLWAPNATDVARLLQEGEDRGFSGMLGSIDCMHWEWRNCPTSWKGQFTGRGKHPSMILEAVASHDLWIWHAYFGMHGSNNDINVLHRSPVFSAYLRVHSTPMSFAVNGRAYNMGYYLADGIYPEWAAFVKTIHYPMEQKTQHFATESARKDIERAFGVLQTWFAVIRGPAYGWDCNQINDIMATCIILHNRIVEDEQDNARDTDFLNIGELAVRYRNNPDREEKISILGENETLLKDNERPNAENDSLTRKRLIVRLLL; from the exons ATGCGTCGACATTTATTCAAGCATATTAAAGAGGCTATTAAAAATCAAGATAACTACTTCAAAAAGAAGTATGATGCCACTGGCAAGGAAGGACTATCGGCTCTTCAGAAGTGCGTCGCCGCTATGCGCATTCTCACTTATGGTGTCCCAGCAGATGCCGTTGACGAGTACGTGCGTATTGGTGAGTCAACTGCTCGAAAAGCTTTGCATCATTTTTGTCGGGCTGTCATTGATGTTTTCAGCGAGTATTACCTATGGGCACCCAACGCTACCGATGTAGCTAGGCTTCTTCAAGAGGGTGAGGATCGTGGGTTCTCGGGGATGCTAGGCAGCATTGACTGCATGCACTGGGAGTGGAGGAACTGCCCCACATCATGGAAGGGTCAGTTCACGGGCAGAGGGAAGCATCCCTCTATGATCTTAGAGGCGGTTGCATCGCATGATCTATGGATATGGCATGCTTACTTTGGCATGCATGGAAGTAACAACGACATTAATGTCCTTCATAGATCCCCTGTATTCTCGGCTTATCTCAGGGTTCATTCAACCCCTATGTCGTTTGCAGTCAATGGAAGGGCCTATAACATGGGGTACTACCTTGCCGATGGGATTTACCCTGAGTGGGCAGCCTTTGTTAAGACTATTCATTACCCCATGGAGCAGAAGACACAGCACTTTGCCACTGAAAGTGCACGCAAGGATATAGAGCGTGCATTTGGTGTCCTACAAACTTGGTTTGCGGTGATCCGAGGACCCGCATATGGTTGGGACTGTAACCAGATTAATGATATAATGGCGACTTGCATTATTTTGCATAACAGGATAGTGGAGGATGAACAAGACAATGCCCGTGATACTGATTTCTTGAACATCGGAGAACTAGCAGTTCGGTACCGCAACAATCCGGATAGGGAG GAAAAAATATCTATACTTGGGGAAAATGAAACATTACTTAAGGACAATGAGCGACCCAATGCTGAAAATGACTCTTTGACCAGGAAGCGGCTAATAGTCAGGTTGCTGCTTTGA